AACGATCTATGATTTTCTCGATGGGGTTCCATCGGACGGCCATTACCGCATCCGTCTTCTCGCCGAAGCAAAAAACCGCATTCACAACCACATCGCGCGTGTATCCACCACCAACCCGAATCAGTTGCATGAACTCGCCATTGTCCCAGGCGACAAGCGGGTGGGGGAACTTGGAATTCCGCAGAGAATCGAGCCAACCCTGGCTTCCTTCACGCTGCCCGATGACCAACCCGGATGGTACGAGGCAACCGTCTGGCTGGATGCCGGGATTACGCCGCGCTTTATCTTTCCCAATGGAACCATCAACTTGCGCAGTGCTTTCCAACCCGTTTTCGACAAGATTGCCCCGACCCTCGATGAGGAACTGGTCAATGACTTTGGTAACCGGAAACTGGTTACGTTGAAATATGGAGAGTTGCCGCACATCCGGATCCACGAAGTTGAGATAACCGGACCACTCAACGACCAATGGCCCAGTGCTTCCCAGCAATCCGTTTTACAAGGTAAACCTTTTTCCAGCCTTCGGGTAAAGAAGCTGGTGGGAGACTTCGCCACGCGCGCCTACAGGCGACCCGCCACCAGGGAAGAGAAAGATCAACTCATGTCATTTTATGAAAAACGAATGGAATCCGGCCTCGGCTCTTTCCAGGCGTTCAAGGATACGCTGAAGCGCGTGCTTTGTTCTCCGGGTTTTCTTTATCTGCAGGAGCCTGCGGATGAAGCGGGTCAATTAAATGACTACGCTCTCGCTTCCCGCTTATCTTACTTTCTCTGGTCGTCCATGCCGGACGACATTCTGCTTCGCCTGGCCGCCAAAGGCAGCTTGGGTTCTCCGCGTGTGTTAAAGACCCAGGTCAGGCGGATGCTGAAGGACGAGCGCTCCGAGGCTTTTGTTTCCAATTTCGCTGATCTGGTTTTGACTTTAAAAGACCTCGGCTCCCAGCCACCCGACCGAAACAAATTTGCCATTTATTACCAGCGGAATCTGCAGAAATACATGTATGAGGAAACCCTTCAACTGGTGCGCCACCTCCTGAAGGAAAACCGCAAAATCACCGAGCTGATCAACGCCGATTACACCTTTATCAATGAACCCTTGGCCGAGCTGTATGGTTATGAAGGCATCCACGGATTGCATTTTCAAAAAATAACCCTTCCGGACAAGAGACGTTCCGGTGTGCTGGGGCACGCCTCGATCTTAACCGTGACGGCCAATGGCATCGATACCTCTCCGGTCATTCGTGGTGTCTGGATGTTGGAGAATATTCTGGGGTCTCCTCCCTCGCCTCCGCCACCGGATGTGCCGCCCTTCGACCCCGACACCCGCGGGGCTCTTTCCTTGCGGGATCAATTGGTGAAGCATCGCAAAAATCCGACTTGTTTTGAATGCCATCGGAAGATTGATCCCTTGGGTTTCGCGCTTGAGTCTTTCGACCCCATTGGCCAATGGCGTTCCAGTTACAACAAGGATGTTCCCGTCGATTGCTCCGGAACCCTTCCGGATGGTTCCTCCTTTAATTCGATTGAGGAGTTCAAGGACATCCTTGTTGGAAGAAGCGACCAGATCATCCGGGCTATCACCAGCAAACTTCTCACGCTTGGTACGGGCCGACGGATGGAAGCCGCCGATCGCCGGGAGATTGACGCGATCATCGAGATTCTGCGAGACCAGGGAGACGGTTTCAGGGATCTGGTGGAATTGACGGTTCTTAGTGAGATTTTCCGGAGCCATTAAGCCAAAACAATGGGCGTCGCCATCTTCTGTGCGGGGAGTTATAGAGCAATCACAACACATCCAACGGACTCCTTACGCCCATTCCCGGCTTACGCATCACATGCGTATAGATCTGGGTAGTCTCGACGGATTTGTGTCCGAGCAATTCTTGCAACGTACGAATATCCATCCCCCCTTCCAGCAAATGTGTTGCGAATGAGTGGCGGAGAACGTGGGGCGTGACCCGCTTGTCAATCCCTACCTGCTGGGAAGTACGCGGCACGGCTACCTGGTAGGAATTTTCCATTAAATGATGGCGGTATAGGTTACCCGACCGTGGATCTTTCCGCAGTTTTTTTGCCGGAAAGAAATACTGCCAGCCGAAATGCTTGCGAGCTACACTGAATTTTCGTCCGAGCGCGGGACCCATGCTGGCACCGTCGAAGCCTGCTTGCATGTCATCGTTATGCAAAGCCCGCACCTG
The sequence above is a segment of the Verrucomicrobiota bacterium genome. Coding sequences within it:
- a CDS encoding DUF1592 domain-containing protein → MIGNSDFGTTLTNFLESYCIQCHGPEKQKGDRRLDSMNLPIKDSATLIELQDILDILNLGEMPPEEEEKRPDDPEMLAMIAGLTETLEAHHALLSSTNRETVLRRLNRREYLNSIRDLLSMNISLFDPAQSFPRDEEEHHVDTLGDQLVTSSYLLDQYVEAADAIIEKVFATTGKPEVRNWHFTGNFRSLEGLGSTMEQLCNYEYIALYEVPTSQRHEGAYGTIYDFLDGVPSDGHYRIRLLAEAKNRIHNHIARVSTTNPNQLHELAIVPGDKRVGELGIPQRIEPTLASFTLPDDQPGWYEATVWLDAGITPRFIFPNGTINLRSAFQPVFDKIAPTLDEELVNDFGNRKLVTLKYGELPHIRIHEVEITGPLNDQWPSASQQSVLQGKPFSSLRVKKLVGDFATRAYRRPATREEKDQLMSFYEKRMESGLGSFQAFKDTLKRVLCSPGFLYLQEPADEAGQLNDYALASRLSYFLWSSMPDDILLRLAAKGSLGSPRVLKTQVRRMLKDERSEAFVSNFADLVLTLKDLGSQPPDRNKFAIYYQRNLQKYMYEETLQLVRHLLKENRKITELINADYTFINEPLAELYGYEGIHGLHFQKITLPDKRRSGVLGHASILTVTANGIDTSPVIRGVWMLENILGSPPSPPPPDVPPFDPDTRGALSLRDQLVKHRKNPTCFECHRKIDPLGFALESFDPIGQWRSSYNKDVPVDCSGTLPDGSSFNSIEEFKDILVGRSDQIIRAITSKLLTLGTGRRMEAADRREIDAIIEILRDQGDGFRDLVELTVLSEIFRSH